In one Campylobacter insulaenigrae NCTC 12927 genomic region, the following are encoded:
- a CDS encoding nickel/cobalt transporter, whose translation MRILFILFFLAFKGLYACALCAAYTPSANVQLDFNTSKESITQIDVKWEFSEEFFNVLLENYDLNYNNKFDDDELVNIKYTLLDYIEPKNFLTQFQFYDLDDTIYIKEFKNPTLYTNNSQLFFEYKIILNLPIKDKTTFSIQIHDDGGFFNFKFKNDGFMTLDSNYYLALNPNLNLMFLQIHKGKIPDSMFIEKSKDTPKQSQNLLSKLNQLNNDLFAYIKDLLQKEFDIKTFLILLSISFAYGVFHASAPGHAKMLTSAYFMTHKSSFLKIFYFVLRIGIIHILSAFLLVSIGVVLLENLLKDVNNQAGYILTQITSLCIIFIALFMLSKKILHTHIYNCSCCNHNKLNEWGIILGAALVPCPGVVLLFVFAYEFSFFYAISSAVFITLGMCLVLFLFAISANKFHKSLKHQRLRLALEYLGIVVMLAFGMFLFINTRASVF comes from the coding sequence ATGAGAATTTTGTTTATTTTATTTTTTCTTGCCTTTAAAGGCTTATATGCTTGTGCCTTGTGCGCAGCTTATACGCCTTCTGCAAATGTACAATTAGATTTTAATACTAGTAAAGAAAGCATTACTCAAATTGATGTAAAATGGGAATTCTCAGAAGAATTTTTTAATGTTTTATTAGAAAATTATGATTTAAATTATAATAATAAATTCGATGATGATGAGCTTGTAAATATTAAATACACGCTTTTAGATTATATAGAACCTAAAAATTTTTTAACACAATTTCAATTTTATGACTTAGATGACACAATTTACATCAAAGAATTTAAAAATCCCACCTTATATACAAACAATTCACAATTATTCTTTGAATATAAAATTATATTAAATTTACCCATTAAAGATAAAACTACTTTTAGCATACAAATTCATGATGATGGAGGTTTTTTTAATTTCAAATTTAAAAACGATGGTTTTATGACGCTTGATTCTAATTATTATCTTGCTTTAAATCCTAATTTAAATCTTATGTTTTTACAAATCCATAAAGGAAAAATACCAGATTCCATGTTTATAGAAAAAAGCAAAGATACCCCTAAGCAATCACAGAATTTACTCTCCAAATTAAATCAACTTAACAATGACCTTTTTGCTTATATTAAAGATTTGCTGCAAAAAGAATTTGATATAAAAACTTTTTTAATACTTTTATCCATTTCTTTTGCTTATGGAGTGTTTCACGCCAGCGCCCCAGGGCATGCAAAAATGCTAACTAGTGCTTATTTTATGACCCATAAAAGTTCTTTTTTAAAAATTTTTTATTTCGTATTAAGAATAGGTATTATTCATATATTAAGTGCTTTCTTGCTTGTAAGTATAGGTGTAGTTTTGCTTGAAAATTTATTAAAAGATGTTAATAATCAAGCAGGTTATATACTAACTCAAATCACTAGCTTGTGTATTATATTTATAGCTTTATTTATGCTAAGCAAAAAAATTTTACACACACACATATATAATTGCTCCTGCTGCAATCATAATAAACTCAACGAATGGGGTATTATACTGGGTGCAGCCTTAGTACCTTGTCCAGGGGTTGTTTTATTATTTGTTTTTGCTTATGAATTTAGCTTTTTTTATGCTATAAGCTCAGCTGTATTTATAACACTTGGAATGTGTTTAGTGTTATTTTTATTTGCTATTAGCGCTAATAAATTTCATAAAAGCTTAAAACATCAGCGTCTAAGACTTGCACTAGAATATCTAGGAATCGTTGTCATGCTAGCTTTTGGTATGTTTTTATTTATAAACACAAGAGCGAGTGTATTTTAA
- a CDS encoding type II restriction/modification enzyme, EcoRI family, translated as MPREALRNSLSQHKPKNTYSKNDDLNIDEAMRQTKSYLENRFGNIDNFSKDRYYLTIENKLDISFMIDSIKETNIRAQFDMEYENNFIKPDGGVLFLNNTSGYKKVLLIAEAKRQGTNDIRLQEGKNKQATGNAIERLGKNLTGIKAMLNHEKITPFVCFGWGCDFASEQKSVLAKLNVLNEFYYLNKTYIFKADGNSDHNYFSPVSMYFREEKWEVGEMFEIMKEIAETSLRYYIF; from the coding sequence ATGCCAAGAGAAGCTTTAAGAAATAGTCTGAGTCAACATAAGCCGAAAAATACTTATTCAAAAAATGATGACTTGAATATAGATGAAGCTATGAGACAAACTAAATCGTATTTAGAAAATAGATTTGGAAATATTGATAATTTTTCCAAAGATCGGTATTATCTTACTATAGAAAATAAACTTGATATTTCCTTTATGATTGATAGCATAAAGGAAACAAATATTCGTGCTCAGTTTGATATGGAATATGAAAATAATTTTATAAAACCTGATGGAGGGGTCCTATTTTTGAATAATACTTCAGGGTATAAAAAAGTATTGTTAATTGCCGAAGCAAAGCGACAAGGGACAAATGATATTAGACTACAAGAAGGAAAAAACAAACAGGCTACAGGGAATGCGATAGAGAGACTAGGAAAAAATTTAACAGGTATCAAGGCCATGTTAAATCATGAAAAAATAACCCCTTTTGTGTGTTTTGGATGGGGTTGCGATTTTGCTTCAGAGCAAAAGAGTGTATTAGCAAAATTAAATGTATTGAATGAGTTTTATTATTTGAATAAAACTTATATTTTTAAAGCCGATGGCAATAGTGATCATAATTATTTCTCTCCCGTTAGTATGTATTTTAGAGAAGAAAAGTGGGAAGTTGGTGAAATGTTTGAAATTATGAAAGAGATAGCTGAGACATCTTTGAGGTATTATATTTTTTAA
- the infC gene encoding translation initiation factor IF-3, protein MSKDKEVLLNDEIQADEIRCIGDDGKVYGIISSDEALDIANRLGLDLVMIAADAKPPVCKIMDYGKFRYQQEKKQKEAKKKQKVIDIKEIKLSVKIAQNDINYKVKHASEFLEQGKHVKFRVFLKGREMGSPEAGVALLEKIWQMIEDIADQDKEPLLEGRYVNMLVTPKKKK, encoded by the coding sequence TTGAGTAAAGATAAAGAAGTTTTGCTAAATGATGAAATTCAAGCAGATGAGATTAGATGTATAGGTGATGATGGTAAGGTTTATGGTATTATTAGCTCAGATGAGGCTTTAGATATTGCTAATAGGCTTGGACTTGATTTGGTAATGATAGCAGCAGATGCTAAACCACCTGTATGTAAGATAATGGATTATGGAAAATTTCGTTATCAACAAGAAAAGAAACAAAAAGAAGCAAAGAAAAAACAAAAAGTTATTGATATTAAAGAAATTAAACTTTCTGTTAAAATCGCTCAAAATGATATTAATTACAAAGTCAAACACGCTAGTGAGTTTTTAGAACAAGGAAAACATGTTAAATTTAGAGTATTTTTAAAAGGTCGTGAGATGGGCTCTCCTGAAGCTGGAGTAGCCTTACTTGAAAAAATATGGCAGATGATAGAAGACATTGCAGATCAAGATAAAGAACCTTTGCTTGAAGGACGTTATGTAAATATGCTGGTAACTCCTAAAAAGAAAAAGTAA
- a CDS encoding metal ABC transporter solute-binding protein, Zn/Mn family, producing the protein MVKLLLLCIFSIFVFAKPIVSVSIPPQAFFVEKIAKDSVEINVLIPQNSDEHNIEFKPQVLKKLEESKIYFLADLELEKILEEKFKNTLKNVKIVNINQNIELFEDEDHEEEHHNHHEHHEHGKDPHVWLDPILVKIQAENISKALSEVFPQNKAFYEENLKVFLKELDELDEKIKAKLQNIKKNEFIVYHPSWAYLAKRYNLIQIPVQIDGKEPKAKDLQNLILLAKEKDIRIVFIQPGFPESAIKTLAKELNAKIISINHLARNWDEELLKSVDALNLALQ; encoded by the coding sequence ATGGTAAAATTATTGTTATTATGTATTTTTAGCATTTTTGTTTTTGCTAAACCTATAGTAAGTGTTAGCATACCACCTCAAGCATTTTTTGTAGAGAAAATCGCAAAGGATAGTGTAGAAATCAATGTCCTTATACCACAAAATTCAGATGAGCATAACATAGAATTTAAACCTCAAGTGTTAAAAAAATTAGAAGAAAGTAAAATTTATTTTCTAGCTGATTTAGAACTTGAAAAAATTCTAGAAGAAAAATTTAAAAATACTTTAAAAAATGTTAAAATTGTTAATATCAATCAAAATATTGAACTTTTTGAAGATGAAGATCATGAAGAAGAACATCATAATCATCATGAACATCACGAGCATGGAAAAGATCCTCACGTGTGGCTTGACCCTATCTTAGTAAAAATTCAAGCTGAAAATATTAGTAAAGCTTTAAGCGAAGTATTCCCACAAAATAAAGCATTTTATGAAGAAAATTTAAAAGTTTTTCTTAAAGAATTAGATGAACTAGATGAAAAAATCAAAGCAAAATTGCAAAATATCAAAAAAAATGAATTTATTGTATATCATCCAAGCTGGGCTTATTTAGCAAAAAGATATAATCTTATACAAATTCCAGTACAAATTGATGGAAAAGAACCAAAAGCAAAAGATTTACAAAATTTAATACTACTTGCAAAGGAAAAAGATATTCGTATAGTTTTTATCCAACCAGGATTCCCAGAAAGTGCAATAAAAACTTTAGCCAAAGAATTAAATGCTAAGATAATTTCCATAAATCATCTTGCAAGAAATTGGGATGAAGAATTGTTAAAAAGTGTAGATGCTCTCAATTTGGCACTACAATGA
- a CDS encoding cation ABC transporter, ATP-binding protein — translation MELFNISNLNFAYNNEYVLKDINLHYDNNDFLSIIGPNGGGKSTLIKLILGLLKSKNEIKLTNLKSNQIGYVPQSTLANLNFPARVLEVVLMGQVDKKIFGFYTKEDKKTALWALEQVSMQDFWDKQINTLSGGQRQRVFIARALVGACKLLILDEPTASVDTKNALQIFDLLRKLHQQGMGVICISHDINIILAYSDKIAYLNKEMFIHTNTKNQDKINYIKHLYQNHNHICDVEMSLNSCLCEDHNV, via the coding sequence ATGGAATTATTTAACATTTCAAATTTAAATTTTGCATACAACAATGAATATGTTTTAAAAGATATCAATTTACATTATGATAATAATGATTTTTTATCTATAATAGGCCCAAATGGTGGTGGAAAATCTACTTTAATCAAACTCATACTTGGACTTTTAAAAAGCAAAAATGAAATAAAATTAACTAATCTTAAATCAAATCAAATAGGCTATGTTCCACAAAGCACATTGGCAAATTTGAATTTTCCCGCTAGAGTACTAGAAGTAGTGCTAATGGGACAAGTAGATAAAAAAATCTTTGGTTTTTACACAAAAGAAGATAAAAAAACAGCACTTTGGGCACTAGAACAAGTTAGCATGCAAGATTTCTGGGATAAACAAATTAACACTTTAAGCGGTGGTCAAAGACAAAGAGTTTTTATAGCAAGAGCTTTGGTAGGTGCTTGTAAATTGCTTATATTAGACGAACCAACAGCAAGCGTTGATACCAAAAATGCTCTACAAATTTTTGATTTACTAAGAAAGTTGCATCAGCAAGGTATGGGCGTTATTTGTATTAGTCATGATATTAATATTATTCTAGCATATAGTGATAAAATTGCATATTTAAACAAAGAAATGTTTATCCATACAAATACAAAAAATCAAGATAAAATCAATTATATTAAACATCTATATCAAAATCACAATCATATCTGTGATGTAGAAATGAGTTTAAATTCTTGTCTATGTGAGGATCACAATGTTTGA
- a CDS encoding type ISP restriction/modification enzyme — MSDYLIDKHLIGSNSYTYPLYLYPTERYKKAILKQDSLYSNLSKKIENFTPEFRKFINTKYKECFCPECILGYIYAVLSHKNYRNKYLDFLK, encoded by the coding sequence ATAAGCGATTATTTAATTGACAAACACTTAATAGGAAGTAATAGCTACACTTATCCTCTCTATCTCTATCCCACAGAAAGATACAAAAAAGCTATTTTAAAGCAAGATTCTCTTTATAGCAACCTTTCAAAAAAGATAGAAAATTTTACACCGGAGTTTAGAAAATTTATAAATACAAAATACAAAGAGTGCTTTTGCCCAGAGTGTATTTTAGGTTATATTTATGCGGTTTTATCCCATAAAAATTACAGAAACAAATATCTTGATTTTTTAAAATAG
- a CDS encoding transcriptional repressor has product MEAVDILKKYDIPITTLRVEILQILAFAKTPLSYDQFDLQANKTSFYRNMELFEKSGIVIKSELNRKSFYELANQAKAHFVCDVCHVISDIKMPKIKGVVKSVVVKGICEKCEDEQ; this is encoded by the coding sequence ATGGAAGCAGTTGATATCCTAAAAAAATACGATATACCTATAACGACTTTGCGTGTAGAAATTTTGCAAATTTTAGCTTTTGCTAAAACACCTCTAAGTTATGATCAATTTGATCTTCAAGCTAATAAAACAAGTTTTTATCGCAATATGGAACTTTTTGAGAAGAGTGGCATTGTAATTAAAAGTGAACTTAATCGCAAGAGTTTTTATGAGTTAGCAAATCAAGCAAAAGCTCATTTTGTGTGTGATGTTTGTCATGTTATTAGTGATATTAAGATGCCTAAAATTAAAGGCGTGGTAAAGAGTGTAGTGGTAAAAGGTATATGTGAAAAATGTGAGGATGAGCAATGA
- the rplT gene encoding 50S ribosomal protein L20 yields MARVKTGVVRRRRHKKILKLARGFYSGRRKHFRKAKEQLERSLVYAYRDRRRKKRDFRRLWIVRINAACRLNDISYSRFINGLKKAGIELDRKILADLAMNDAAAFAKIADAAKKAL; encoded by the coding sequence ATGGCAAGAGTAAAAACAGGTGTTGTAAGACGCCGTAGACATAAGAAAATTCTAAAACTTGCACGCGGTTTTTATAGTGGTCGCCGCAAACACTTTAGAAAAGCTAAAGAGCAATTAGAAAGAAGTTTGGTTTATGCGTATCGTGATAGACGTCGTAAAAAACGTGATTTTCGTCGTCTTTGGATAGTACGTATCAATGCAGCTTGCAGATTAAATGATATTAGTTATTCAAGATTTATAAATGGTCTCAAAAAAGCGGGCATTGAGCTTGATAGAAAAATTTTAGCTGATTTAGCGATGAACGATGCAGCTGCTTTTGCTAAAATTGCAGATGCTGCTAAAAAAGCACTTTAA
- a CDS encoding cation ABC transporter, integral membrane protein, translating into MFEILNFNFFQNAILASILVSIACGCVGSLVMINRLLSMAGGITHGAFGGIGVAFYFALPILVSTSLFTLILAFIVAYLSKHYPNRSDSIIAVIWALGMAIGIILIDLSPGYSNDLMIYLFGSILAVSYDDLLLMLICDFIFIILILCFYRQFEIISFDDEFAQTRGINANLFYYILIFMIALCIVMSIRLVGLILIIALLSIPSFIAEGLSKKLGWMMFYASILSLFFCLIGLAFSYIFNLSSGACIIFTACMGFVIYLCFNAIKKSLIHS; encoded by the coding sequence ATGTTTGAAATTCTAAATTTCAATTTTTTTCAAAACGCAATATTAGCTTCGATTTTAGTCAGCATAGCCTGTGGATGTGTAGGAAGCTTAGTAATGATTAATAGATTACTCTCTATGGCAGGTGGAATCACACATGGAGCTTTTGGCGGTATTGGAGTAGCATTTTATTTTGCTTTACCCATATTAGTTAGCACAAGTTTATTTACTCTTATTTTAGCTTTTATAGTAGCATATTTAAGCAAGCACTATCCTAATAGAAGTGATAGTATCATTGCTGTCATTTGGGCTCTTGGTATGGCTATTGGAATTATTTTAATTGATTTAAGTCCAGGCTATAGTAATGATTTGATGATATATTTATTTGGTAGTATCTTGGCTGTATCTTATGATGATCTTTTGTTGATGCTAATTTGTGATTTTATTTTTATAATACTGATTCTTTGTTTTTATAGACAATTTGAAATTATTAGTTTTGATGATGAATTTGCTCAAACTAGAGGTATCAATGCTAATTTGTTTTATTATATTTTAATCTTCATGATAGCTTTGTGTATTGTTATGAGCATAAGACTTGTCGGTTTGATTTTAATCATTGCTTTACTTAGTATACCTAGTTTCATAGCAGAAGGACTAAGTAAAAAACTTGGATGGATGATGTTTTATGCAAGCATTTTAAGTTTATTTTTTTGTCTGATAGGGCTAGCTTTTAGTTATATATTTAATCTTTCTAGCGGTGCGTGTATTATATTTACCGCTTGTATGGGATTTGTAATTTATCTTTGCTTTAATGCAATAAAAAAATCACTTATACATTCTTAA
- a CDS encoding DNA ligase: MLLKKHFNLTARLFSLVFLFTFFLNSLFAKDILLFKTYDEKIFQDKNLSHYLMSEKLDGVRGIWDGKSMQTRARNPIKLPVFFTKNFPNFELDGELWIQRNSFEQISSLVRQDDSNLEHWKSVTYNVFDVPNACEEFKLNPCTLEARLEILKNYLSKYPNDFIKIIPQIRIKNQEHLKQFYQDLVAQNAEGVIIRKNDALYERKRSDNAYKLKPFEDAECVVKKHYEGKGKFLGKMGSLLCEGYIDGKRIEFKIGSGFKDEERINPPAIGSIITYKYNGFTINKKPKFATYLRMYK; this comes from the coding sequence ATGCTGCTAAAAAAGCACTTTAATCTTACAGCAAGGCTTTTTAGCCTTGTTTTTCTCTTTACTTTCTTTTTAAATTCTCTTTTTGCAAAAGATATTTTACTTTTTAAAACTTACGATGAAAAAATTTTTCAAGATAAAAATTTAAGCCATTATTTAATGAGTGAAAAGCTTGATGGTGTAAGAGGAATTTGGGATGGCAAAAGTATGCAAACAAGAGCAAGAAATCCCATAAAACTCCCTGTGTTTTTTACAAAGAATTTCCCAAATTTTGAATTAGATGGTGAGTTGTGGATACAAAGAAATTCTTTCGAACAAATATCTTCTTTGGTTCGTCAAGATGATAGTAATTTAGAGCATTGGAAAAGTGTAACTTACAATGTCTTTGATGTGCCAAATGCTTGTGAAGAGTTTAAGCTTAATCCTTGCACTTTAGAAGCGAGATTGGAAATTTTAAAAAATTATTTATCTAAATATCCTAATGATTTTATAAAGATAATTCCGCAAATTCGTATTAAAAATCAAGAGCATTTAAAACAATTTTATCAAGATTTAGTAGCACAAAATGCAGAAGGGGTGATTATAAGAAAAAATGATGCATTATATGAGAGAAAGCGATCAGATAATGCTTATAAGTTAAAACCTTTTGAGGATGCTGAATGCGTGGTAAAAAAGCATTATGAAGGTAAAGGTAAATTTTTAGGAAAAATGGGTTCTTTGCTGTGTGAAGGATATATTGATGGCAAAAGAATAGAGTTTAAAATAGGTTCTGGTTTTAAAGATGAAGAGCGCATAAATCCTCCAGCTATCGGATCTATAATCACATATAAATACAACGGCTTTACTATTAATAAAAAACCAAAATTTGCTACCTATTTAAGAATGTATAAGTGA
- the rpmI gene encoding 50S ribosomal protein L35, producing the protein MPKMKSVKSAVKRFKVGKNKIKRGSAFRSHILTKKPAKRMRDLRTSKYVHSTNVKAVEKMLGI; encoded by the coding sequence ATGCCAAAAATGAAAAGCGTTAAAAGTGCTGTTAAACGCTTCAAAGTAGGTAAAAATAAAATCAAAAGAGGCTCAGCTTTTAGAAGTCATATTTTGACTAAAAAACCTGCTAAAAGAATGCGTGATCTTCGCACTTCTAAGTATGTTCATTCAACCAATGTTAAAGCGGTTGAAAAAATGTTAGGAATTTAA
- a CDS encoding DNA adenine methylase, whose product MNSKRENPQFLKEQIITYLGNKRSLLEFLNKGFDYAKNELRKDKFSFCDIFSGSGIVSRFVKPCASFIVANDLEDYSRIINECYLSNQNPQFLQELQKYYTFLLADLKLEKGFISKLYAPNDDKNIQKNERVFYTLKNAMYLDSIRKKIATLPNDMQKYFIAPLIYEASVHANTSGVFKGFYKDKNGIGKFGGNAGHALSRIKGDIALKMPIFSNFTCEFEVFQKDANILAKELDDIEVVYLDPPYNQHPYGSNYFMLNLIANYKKPKELSKVSGIPQDWNRSAFNKEKTAEDALFELINDLKAKIVLLSYNCEGFVKKENFLKRLKKIGKCEILEQKYNTFRASRNLSKRSIHIQEQLYVIKKY is encoded by the coding sequence ATGAATAGTAAAAGAGAAAATCCGCAATTTTTAAAAGAACAAATTATCACTTATCTTGGTAATAAAAGATCCTTGCTTGAGTTTTTAAATAAAGGTTTTGATTACGCTAAAAATGAGCTTAGAAAAGACAAATTTAGTTTTTGTGATATATTTAGCGGTTCAGGCATAGTTTCGCGTTTTGTAAAGCCTTGTGCAAGTTTTATAGTGGCAAATGATTTAGAAGATTATTCTAGAATTATCAATGAGTGCTATTTAAGCAATCAAAATCCACAATTTTTACAAGAATTACAAAAATATTATACTTTTTTGCTGGCTGATTTAAAGCTGGAAAAAGGTTTTATAAGCAAGCTTTATGCACCAAATGATGATAAAAATATCCAAAAAAATGAGCGTGTTTTTTATACGCTTAAAAATGCAATGTATTTAGACTCCATAAGGAAAAAAATAGCAACTTTACCAAATGATATGCAAAAATATTTCATTGCTCCACTTATCTATGAAGCAAGCGTGCATGCAAATACAAGTGGGGTTTTTAAAGGCTTTTACAAAGATAAAAATGGCATAGGTAAATTTGGTGGCAATGCAGGGCATGCACTGAGTCGCATTAAGGGCGATATAGCTTTAAAAATGCCTATTTTTTCTAACTTTACTTGCGAATTTGAAGTTTTTCAAAAAGATGCAAATATTTTGGCTAAAGAGCTTGATGATATAGAAGTGGTATATTTAGACCCCCCTTATAATCAACATCCTTACGGGTCAAATTATTTTATGCTAAATTTAATCGCTAATTACAAAAAACCAAAAGAACTTTCAAAAGTCTCTGGCATACCACAAGATTGGAATCGCAGTGCTTTTAATAAGGAAAAAACAGCCGAAGATGCTTTGTTTGAATTAATTAATGATTTAAAGGCTAAGATTGTGTTGCTTTCTTATAATTGTGAGGGTTTTGTAAAAAAAGAAAATTTTTTAAAGCGTCTGAAAAAAATAGGAAAATGTGAAATTTTAGAGCAAAAATATAATACCTTTAGAGCTAGTAGAAATCTTTCTAAACGCTCCATACATATACAAGAACAGCTTTATGTGATTAAAAAATATTAA
- a CDS encoding class I SAM-dependent methyltransferase: MNLWDKKAKAYTRYSEKLNEIQKQTFDKFKVLNIDYENKNIIDIGCGTGVWTLHLAKKAKEILAIDNAKAMLEILQEDAKTHAISNVKTLNLDFENFYKNNNTKFDLAFLSMSPALQNEKDYKAFLSLASKKVYLGWASKRKSSFLDPIFEHFNTEFKGFYKQDFQNFLDTKSIPYECEIFNETRVVKRDKESAMQNVLWHLSMNGINVTKQDLEPFVKDEVEEIIKSKIKLIICG, from the coding sequence ATGAATTTATGGGATAAAAAAGCAAAGGCTTACACAAGATATAGTGAAAAATTAAATGAAATTCAAAAACAAACCTTTGATAAATTTAAGGTATTAAATATAGATTATGAGAATAAAAATATCATAGATATTGGTTGTGGAACAGGAGTTTGGACTTTGCATTTAGCTAAAAAGGCAAAAGAAATTTTAGCTATTGATAATGCTAAAGCTATGCTTGAAATTTTACAAGAAGATGCAAAAACTCATGCTATATCAAATGTAAAAACTTTAAATTTAGACTTTGAAAATTTTTATAAAAACAATAATACAAAATTTGATTTAGCTTTTTTGAGCATGTCTCCTGCTTTACAAAATGAAAAAGACTATAAAGCTTTTTTAAGCTTAGCTTCTAAAAAGGTGTATTTAGGATGGGCAAGTAAGCGTAAAAGTAGCTTTTTAGATCCTATATTTGAGCATTTTAATACTGAATTTAAAGGTTTTTATAAACAAGATTTTCAAAATTTTTTAGATACCAAAAGCATTCCTTATGAATGTGAAATTTTTAACGAAACTAGAGTGGTAAAAAGAGATAAAGAAAGTGCTATGCAAAATGTTTTATGGCATTTGAGTATGAATGGTATTAATGTAACAAAGCAAGACTTAGAACCTTTTGTAAAAGATGAGGTAGAAGAGATTATAAAATCAAAAATAAAATTAATTATTTGTGGATAA